A window of Trachemys scripta elegans isolate TJP31775 chromosome 9, CAS_Tse_1.0, whole genome shotgun sequence genomic DNA:
CTTATTGCAATAGCTTCTAGAGAAAGCATCCAACAGTTAGCATATATGATCCCCATTTAATTTTATCTCCTTTGTGtttagttttgggttttttaatgtaGAGATTTTTTAACAAATTGTTAAAACTGCATTTACATTTGGACTATTACTAGTGACATGTATGGCACTAATAACATTAACTACCTTTTacattcaatattttctttttttttttttttaaatcaagctctTCGGAATCTTGCTTTGACTGTGTTATATATATCTCACATGATATAGTTTATTTTCccaaatggaatttatttttcacAAGATTAAGACATTTTTGGACCTGATCCTATGAGTTTCTGTGTGAACTCAAACTATTGAAGTCAAATGGGAGAGTTGAAGGTGCTCAACACCTCAAAAGATTGGGCCTTGGGAAGCTAAAGCCCTGATCAGGCAAAAACTTACCTGCTTAACTGTCCCTTAAATTGAGTCTATTCACAGGCCTCAATTCAACAGCCCATTTCTGTTCACAAAGCATGTGTTAGGTACTTTGCTGAATAAAGATGGccttaagcatctgcttaaatgCTTGGCTGAATTAGGGCTTCAGTGCACTAAATTAAGCCTGTGTATAAGTCTTTACAAGGTCTGGGCCTATTAATGGCTTCCGATGTTGGTAAACTTTTTAAGTACTGTATGGAACTAGGCTTCCTGATTTTTTGTATCTATTTTATTCCTTAAACATATAGTCCAATTAGAATTCAGTGGAGTTCCATCAAGGATGAATTTTGTCCCATTGCCCTTTAATTCAGTCACACCAGCTCTTTTGAGACTCATCCAACTCTTACATCAGTTTTACATGAATGAACTCTTGATTTGCACAAGAGAACGTGAAGGGAAAACCAGGCCCTATTAATATGCCTGGTTTTGAGGAACCATGTACGTAAGGACACTTACAGGCTCCAAATGGACACCCTGTGATATCTGAAGACTggcttagttttattttttatttttcaataaaaatgaaatataaaataaacatggacATTTTGGCTGAAAGACGATTGCAAAACTAATCTCATTCTTGAGTGATTAGTAGCCATCTGTAACTGAATTTATCTATCCTGTAAGATTGTTCCAGTTGTAACTGCCCTTCGTTTCCTTAGGCCATTTTCTTTGATGGTGTGTAACACACACTTACTATTTTTAACCTTAACAATAGATTTAGCAACTGGTAGGCCTTGCTACACGTAATCTACATCCAGCTGATCTACACAGAAAAGTTCTTCTGGCATGCAGTTTGTCACAAAATCGAGCACATCAAGCTCTGACAGTTTGAACAAGGGAGGTTTTTAAATGTCTAACTGTAACACATAACAAAATCTTGCTGAACAAGGAGATACTTTTAAAGACAactaaaaagaaaactaaacagAAATGAGAAGCTCTCCCTTTCATTGGGACTTGTCATGTCTGCAAAAAAATTTATACAATCAATAAAATCATAATTGAGGCTGATCGCTTGCCAGGGAATGTATCTACTCAATTGATAAATACAGtaagtgaaataaaaaatatattaacaccaagagaaaatgttttaatcatCATAGTTTGAGGGGCCTAAACTGAATTCTCTTTTAAAGAATTGTTGAAAGAATAAAGCCAAACTGAAGATGTCAAAACATTTATTGCTCAATAACTAGCAAGATAGTAACATAGTATTTTTGCAAATATAACTATTAAAAGTAAGTACATTTAATACTTTCTCATAAAACTTATTAAATAGTTTTTCTTTTAGTTAAATAATTTTTGTTATGAATACTGTTTCCTGCATGTAACATTAATACTATTTTGTATCTACAATACCTTTCATCCGAAAGGATCTTAAAATGCATTACAGACTGTATGTGCAAAGATCACTTTATAGTTTGTGAAATGCAGCCATATCTAAGGTAGAACACAACAGCCATTCCACACAAGCAACATTACCAAGCATTTATAAGAGAAAAGTGAAACTAGTACGAATTTAGTTCAAACTGTAGTTATAAAGTGTTATATTAAATATAATGAGCAATCCAGCTATGTATGAGATCCAATTAAGACTCTTTATAAATGAGACCAGtgaaagataaaagaaaatgttttagagGATTGAAAGTTCACTTACCTGAGGTAGTAGATTGTGTTTTTCTCATCCATTCATAAGAGCTGTGCCTTTGACTGTTGGGAGAGATTTGCTCTGCGTTAATTGTATCTACAGGAGGTAAAACTCCAGATCCAGCAGGATGCAGGGAATTGTAATCAGCAGAGCTGTAGGAGACCTGCCCAGGAGACGAGCCATTGATTTGTGCAGCAGTAACTATGCTGGAGGGTCCTGGGCCATAAGTATTCCAATCCTCCCTTTGCGTGCCATAGTGAGATCCCCAAGCTCCCGAAGACTGTCCATGGTTGTCCATACTTGGCACATGATGATATCCCATGTAATCTGAATAGGATGGAGTGGAGACAAAATTTTGCACTGGTAGGTTGTTGTTGCACCTTATGGATCCTGGATACATGCTGGTTTCTTTATCCAAAAGATAACTCACGTACATGATGGTTGCAACTGATGAAAGAACCTTGTTAAGACATCctggtttttttccctctttttttttttaaattgtattcccGATCTTAATAAATGATATTATACTTGGAATCTTCTACCTCATCCTGTATTATCAACAACTGTTTTTACCAGGTGCTGGTGGTAATGGTTTACCAAGATCTAGTCTGACGTCAGGGTAACTGCCTGCCTCATAATTACATTTGCATTCAAATGAAGGGCTGACCATCCAGGCAACCCCACCTTGCTGCTAGTTCTAGTGCTTCCTTTTTCACAGATCTTTTATGTACTCTATCCCCATTCCCACTCTCCTAAAACAATTCCACCATAGCACAATGATGTTGAAATTGCTTGTGCttctagaaaaaaaattgttttttaaaatctgcataGGTAACTATACTTGCAATTTAGATGTTGCCAAAAGAATTTTGcctcagctcttttaaaatgagGAGTTTTGTCTAAAGCATTTATTTAGATAGTTTTAAGGGGGATAAAGTATACTGTTAAATATGTTTATTAAACCTTTATATTTTGAACTTCACAAATTACTTGTTTATCTTTCAACtcttcttaaagggacactgcccaCTTGAATATTTTGTAACTGTCCAGTTTCAAAGAAGTCCAATTTCTATAGACCAGCCCTTTAAGTAGTATGTcttgaatttttaaaacataattctttaaaaatctgttctcaTAGTGTTTTTTCTTTCCTGGTGATATTTATTAGTCTTTTCAGCATGGGAGATGTTAATGCCCTAACCTTGCAATGAGCATGGCTAGACTTTTGCGCCCAtatggagccccattgacttcattggggtttAAAGGGATTTACCCACGTAGAGTCCGCTGCTGGATCAGGAGCTAACTGACTAACTTTTCAGGGTAAGCAGTGCAACTGATCAGACACAGATGGAATCAAAAACAACCAAATGAAATAagtagagtaaaaaaaaaaatttctccaaATTTCTTTCAATTCTAGTCTTCTTGGGTGTTACTTACAGGAAATGTATAATTCTGAGACAAATGTGATTTTTGAagttaacattttcttttcaggTGAACTTGGTGGGACACATCTTAATTGTCAGCTCTCTGGATTTGACTTCATACCTGTATGTAGAGCACCTCGTACATGCTGGATGCTATAAAAGtaaatagtagtagtaataacaAGAAAGGGAATTTTACAAATGTTTTGATAAGGCATTGTTGAGTGTTTGTTAAACGAAGGGGATAAACCATGTCTTACTAGTTGAAAATCACCATTGTATGTTTGTATATGTTAGATTTCTGTGCAGTGGCTTCCATTTCACCTGTTTAGCTCAGATGCATGCCTAAACAATGAGCTATTTGTCGAGAGATATGCTTGCAAAAGAGGTGCAAATTATAATGAGATCTTTTCCTTTTCATAGGTGTGGCTTTTCATTCAGAGCCCTTTGCACTTTGACACCATTCAGACTCACACATCCCTTCTAATTCCAGCAACCTACCTGTGTACCTAATAGAGAGTTGGGTAGGGGGCGGGAGGAAGAAAAggttattttcccaacaaatgaaggaaaagaagaataaaatatttaaaggctTTAGTGGAAAATGTGTCCACTTCTTTATCAGTGATTTTGTAATattacatttttctttgcttCTCAGGCCAGCAGAAAATACTATGGAAAGCTGTGTCGTGGGAGGGGATGGAAGAAGATAGGACCTTGTGTCACTAGAGCACCCCCTCTTCCTACTAAAGAATGGGGATGATGGGGTCAGAAGGGAATCCTGTTCTCTTTAGCTATAAGAAAGAAATATTACCACATAATCTCTCACTTTCAAGTACTATGTGCTGATAATGGCTGTTGTTCAATGGGGCATAGAAGGGATTTTCATGGATGTTTGTGAACATCATTCAGATGAAACATTAAATGTtgatcagactggaaatatgatCATCCACATTTTTGCTCTATGCGTGAGCATTGTGCGAGTTTGTTACGTTGCTATATACTGCTACGTGTACCATGCTGGGCTATCAACTTAGACAaatccaaagtagttgcaattaGGTGTGGATAAAATTTCAGCTCTGTCAACTCAATTAGCACCATGTCCATAGACTTCCAGTTAAAATGGACTGTTTACAAAATTCAGATCAAACACATTATGCGAAGCCCGTTCCTCCTAAAAAAGGAATTTTCATACTCATATATAAATGAAAggcatttatttttatagcatgAATTGTACCTACATATGATTTTTCATTCCTGGCCTTTTTCTTCTAAGTGGCTCTATTCTCCCTTTCCCACAATTTCACTATTAGCTAATCTTATATTTTTGTATCACAGAGGTTTACCCTTCTTTCTCTGTTCTTCTTTTATCTCTTGTTTTTgctcctcctttccctttcttgTTTTTGCCTGTTCTATTATCTGAATTTTCTTCAGATCTTTTAGTCCTCTCCAGAACATCTTCTTAATTAGATCAGGATATGCCCGTGGCAGATTGCTGTACTGATTTGATATCAGGTTACAATAGCAGCTCTAGATAAGGCATTTTGCTTAAACAGATTTACATAAAGGATTAGATTTCTGGGTAGGACTGCAAATTTTTAGCATCTATACCAACATAAGATAACTAAACTGCCAACATACTATTGTTCCACGCACTGGTTCTTGTGTCTCCAACATTTCACGGATAAGTGATGAGCATGCAGTAAAAATGAAACTAAAGGCTCAGCTAACAGGCTAGTAGCTTGAAGCCATCAAAGTTTTAGTTTGTCTTTACTAGAAGGTTAATTTGCTGTTAATCTTGATTGGATTGGTAGGAAATTAACAAGAACAGACACAAACCTTCCATGAGTCATGTCCTGGTCATGGGACAGTGAGGCAGCTACCTCGCTCAGTGGTATACAGCAGACTGCTGGTTAGCTTGCTGTCTTCATTAATTCAGTGTGTCCCTAGTGAGAACTATGGTTTACCAGCTCagacccagcaaagcacttaagcatgtgcttaactttaacacGGAGGCTGAACTATTTGCTCACTTTTAGCATTGGACCTTTCTGGAAAAGAATGGATGAATCAGGTGATGAAACTTTGCAGCGGGAATTTTAGCATGTCAAATCTTTGTTATCAAAGAGAAAGATGATGGAAATCAGCATGTCAGCTGGCTATGCAGTCTTCCTGAAggtggccattttgaattctatatactttgttttttaacatttcaaaagaaTGTTTAAAACTATCAGTTACTTGTGAGAGGCGAGAGAGTGAGTCTAAGGGCCATGATAACCCTCCTTGGCTTTTCCCCTGCGCACCTTTTTATAATGATGAATCATTTTTAGTGCTGTCTTTTCCATTTCATAAATCAATGGCATGTACATAATTCATGCAACCCagaatggatttatataaagggcAGGAGGCAGTGGTTCAGGACTGAAGGAGAGTCACACCATTCTAGAGTGTGTTGATGCTTTAAAGTACATCCAGGCAGCATGGGGTCGACCATGTAACTGAATGAGTGTAGGTCACTTTGGCAAAGGAGATTATTTAACCCTGGAATGGAACATGCATAATATGTCCGAAAGTTACCTCTCCATTTTTTATGACATCCAGTAGGAAAGGAGTCTTCTTCACTGCAGAGTGCACAGGTAACTAATTGCACTCTTTAAATACTGAAGGAAAGGAGCTGGAATACTTTTTGGTCATGATGCGTTGATAACTACTTCTGCTATCCCTGTTCTGCATTCATGTCATTATTGTTGGTGTCAGTGCATGTGCTGTCAAGCAATCAGGCACATGTGACCCTGTATCCAGATATCAGAGGGGTGgtcatgttagtctggatctgtaaaaagcaacaaagagtcctgtggcaccttaaagactaacagatgtattggaacataagctttcgtgggtgaatacccacttcgtcagactctTTGTATACAGATAGTGACAGCTATTTTCAGTACCCAGAAAATGGGACTACTGGTGATGGTCACTATTTGGCCAGTCAGGACAAATGGGGCTTCAGCATTTCATTGTGAATTACAAATGAATTTTGAAAATTGAATAAGGGATCTAACTGGGACTAAGATTTCTGTCTCTATGCCCAGAGTAAATAGATTTGCCCAAGGAAAAAACAGCTGGAATAGAAGGTGGCACATGCCTGAAATTCAACCACCTTTGTGCCTTATGCATTGGATAATGTCCAGTTTATTGCAGAGATTGCACAGCTTAGTTTTTGAAAATCATTGAAGTTTGATGGTTTTGAATTTGCATGTCTTGCTCATTTGTACCAGATCTTCCCTGTTCGATATTATTCATGCTTCCTGTTGAGCAGTGAGAATTCAAGGTTGTAGTGAAATCATCTGAAATTGGATTTATACAGTTTTGGGTCCAATCACAATAAAGATGAAGAGCTTCAATACATTTGTGAAAAAAGTCTggtgtgatgatgatgataatgccTACATTGTGCTTTTCTTCAAGGCACTTTGCTAGCAACTAGTTCTTCACAACAATCTTGTGGTGTTATCCACATTTTTACAGATGTGAGGAAAATGAGAGGCATTTATGTCATCTGCCCAAAACCACAATGGAAGTTGGTGTCAGAGCTAAGATTAGCACCAGCAGTTCCTGGTTTCTGGTTCTATACTCAGCCGACTGGATCAAATCACTTCTGTTGCTGATTGGCGCCGAGTTTatcttctctttttatttctaattgtgcCAATCACATATTATGTAGGCAAATATACTTGACAGATTTCTTCATGAGAAATATTATTCCTTGTGTATTTGTGGGCAATCCATGTTATAATGAACAATAGCACACTTAAGATATTTAATTGAATTGATTACCTGTATGTTTTACAAAATGTTTATCGCTGGCATAACTAGAAGGTTAATGATCCCTAAAGTATTATCCCAGTTTATAGATACTGCATTTGGGGCAATAAATGTTAACCTTTGAACATTTGCTTCTGCAAATAAAATTCAGCCTCATTTTGTGTACTTAACAACCTCTGATTGGAAACACATAGCAACCTATAGCAAGCAAGCTTTCAGCAAACTGGAACAGAAATGAGGTAGGTCTTCAAAGTGATCACTTATCTTCCTCAATAACTCTTCTGCATGTAAACAAGATAAAACAGGCTGTTTTGCCAGATCCCTCATTCTTTGAATGGCATGTTTGTCTAGTTATAAAGAACAAGCGATTGTGCTTGGGTATATTTTTCCTTTCATACAGAAGCCTTTGAGTTAGAGGCTTGAGTTTCTCTTCCTTTAATCCTGCAATGGAATTTTAAAGCACTTCACAGAGATGTGAAGAAAGAGTAGGTAACTATGAACTTGATCCTGCAGGGCGTGAGGCACCTTTTTGCATGATGCTGAACACCTTCATGTTCTGTTAGTATCAATGATAGTTGAGGGCAGTTAGGATCTTGCCtaagtatttgagcacctcataCGATTGGTCCCCAAGTTACTGTATGGAGGCACAGTGGGCAGATTCGTTTCCTTTACACAATGTTAGAATTTTCAGAtttagaatttcaaaatgttttactgTTTTGATCTCTATAGTTtacttgtgtgtgtgtcccccttTTCTTTCGAAGTGTCCTCTTTTCTCTGTCTGTTGGAAATCAAGTGAGATCAAGCTTAAAATATAAAGAAGAAATACCATATGCAGCGGAGTCTGTACACAGTGTATGCACAATTTTCCTTTAATTCAAAGTAGGATGGCTGTTGTTTGCATTTCTGATGGGCGTATCTGGAAGATAATATGTCTTGATATGGTTGACATGGTTAGCAATGCAAATGATAAATCACTTTGGTAGCAAAATACTGTAATCAAGAGACTgcatccaaagcacattgaaatcagtaggattctttccactgacctcagtggactTTGGACTCTGTCTCAGTGTGCCAGTATAGAATGATTAGAGTAAATTCTTACATATTTCAATGGTAAGTGATAAATTCACCATTTTCAGGTATTAAATATTGGATATGAAATGCAAATCCAgataataaaatacattacacATAATTTTGCTAGCAGTATGTGTCTTCATTCTGTGCCCAATTCTGACCATTATGGACAATGAACTTTTTCTCCATaattctcatagactttaaggtcagaaaggaccatcatgatcatctagtctgaccttctgcacttTGCaagccacaaaacctcacccacccactttgtaatagactcctaacctctgggtgagttactgaagtcctcaaatcatgatttaaagacttcaggttacagagaatccaccatttatactagttcagtggttctcaagttTTAGCAATCCGAGGAccaccattttgatttaaaaattttcacggACCCCAAAAACCCCCGCTTAGCctcatgccccacccccactccactcttttccacaaggccccacccctctccacctcttcccgcccctgctccacccttgcccctcctcttctccgCCTGTTTCCACCCCCTCCGCTGAGCACGCCCTatccctgctcttcctcctcctccctcccagtgcctcctgcacgctgctgaacagctgttccccagcgtg
This region includes:
- the LOC117882950 gene encoding homeobox protein CDX-1-like isoform X2, which codes for MYVSYLLDKETSMYPGSIRCNNNLPVQNFVSTPSYSDYMGYHHVPSMDNHGQSSGAWGSHYGTQREDWNTYGPGPSSIVTAAQINGSSPGQVSYSSADYNSLHPAGSGVLPPVDTINAEQISPNSQRHSSYEWMRKTQSTTSGKTRTKEKYRVVYTDHQRLELEKEFHCNRYITIRRKSELAANLGLSERQSQQNGDPEEIYSITLSSAISRQNENGECK
- the LOC117882950 gene encoding homeobox protein CDX-4-like isoform X1, whose translation is MYVSYLLDKETSMYPGSIRCNNNLPVQNFVSTPSYSDYMGYHHVPSMDNHGQSSGAWGSHYGTQREDWNTYGPGPSSIVTAAQINGSSPGQVSYSSADYNSLHPAGSGVLPPVDTINAEQISPNSQRHSSYEWMRKTQSTTSGKTRTKEKYRVVYTDHQRLELEKEFHCNRYITIRRKSELAANLGLSERQVKIWFQNRRAKERKMIKKKISQFDGSGGSVQSDSGSVSPAEMSNPLFPPPHAINGLQPIEIQQVIVSE